CTCGGCCTTTGCCAGCTGAGTGACCCCGTTTTGGGAGAAATTCAGCAAAAATGACAGGGTGGAGAAAGTCTGTTGTTGGTCATGCCTTGCAAAAtagtgcagctcccagcagagcagcaggagggtgGGAGGGATGCTGTGTCCTGCACTGCCGGAAAGAACGGTGATGGGATGGGGAAAGGATGGTGGGTACCAGCCCAGGTTCAGCTGTTGGGATGCTGATCTGATCTCTCCCACCCATTCTTCTCCAATCCCACCTTCCAGTTTCACTCCCAGCCCTTTGTGTTTATCCCTAAAGCAAAGGAATCAGGACACATCAACAGAGGCCAAACTCTTTGGGGTGTCCAAGCCACACATGTTCTGTCCCTCCAGATCCCACCTGTGcactctgccttctgcttgttttgctcCTCGGGGCACACAGCTAGCCTGAGGAAGTCCACCAAAAATGGTAACGAAGGGGCTGGGGGGGCGGAAGGAAGCAGGGCAGCGCAGGGAGGTGCCTTGCTGCAGCATAAGGGATGAGGTGAcaaacagcagtgtgctgccCACCGAGCAGGATGAAACCTGCAGGGTGCAGCTCAGNNNNNNNNNNNNNNNNNNNNNNNNNNNNNNNNNNNNNNNNNNNNNNNNNNNNNNNNNNNNNNNNNNNNNNNNNNNNNNNNNNNNNNNNNNNNNNNNNNNNNNNNNNNNNNNNNNNNNNNNNNNNNNNNNNNNNNNNNNNNNNNNNNNNNNNNNNNNNNNNNNNNNNNNNNNNNNNNNNNNNNNNNNNNNNNNNNNNNNNNCAGCAGTGTGCTGCCACCGAGCAGGATGAAACCTGCAGggtgcagctcagccctgcagctcagccattCCCCAGTGCTGCCCAACACTCCCTGTGctgggtggctgcagcaggacacCAAACCGTGGATGGGGAAGCTGGGGCTGCACCCTGCCGACACACAAACTGGAGCTTTGGGCTCTCTGAGTTCCAGTGAACTCAGCTGGAAACCCCACACCAACACACACCCTGAGCGGGGGCGGCTCAGGGCACAGAGATCTGAGGTTTGCAAGCATTGGGATGGGATGCTTTCATCAGCAAAGTAATCTGCTGCAAAAACCGCTTTGCTATTAGAAAGCGATTTCCATGATGAACATTTCTAAGCAAATCAGGTTTCTGATGCATGCAAAGGGGCTGCGTTGTGTGGGGGCAGAAGGCTGCAAGCACTCCGTGTGCGAGCATCCAGTTTGCTTCCACCAAACCTTTCTCATTTCCAGGAATACGAACTCTCTGACCCACACCTCCTTCCCCCATCTCCTGTTCTCATTCCTCATCCTCCAAATCAGCACCAAACACCACCTGGCCAAAGCCCAACATGGCACTCACCTCCATCTCACAGGAGTGCTTGGAAATCCATTTTGGCCACAATCCCACCCCTCTGAGCCCAACACATTGCCATTGGGCACCGCTTCTCAAACCGAGTCAGCCTGAGTTCCCAGAGTGCTTCCAGATCCGTGTGATAAATCCCTGGAAGGCCATTGTTCTGCTTTAAATATTGCAGCGTGGATTTCTTGGAATGCAGTGGCGATCGGCCAAATCTAAGGATAGTTATTATTCACTGTGTGATGGCTGAATATTGAGCTCACCTGGGGGCATCCTATTGACCACAGTGTTGCACATTCAGGTGGAGCAACAGCTGTGGGAAGGGCTCATGGCTGAGCTCAGTGTTGCAGGGCTCCCAGGGATCTCCTGgggtgcagcagtgcaggactCAGCTGGGTGTCATCCAGGGAGCAGGCAGGACGGGGAGCAAACCGGCTATGGGGTGAGATGTCCTCACAACCAAAGAGCTGCTGGGTATGCATGGTGGATTCCATAGCCACAGACTGAAAGCACGATAACTGAGCTGCAAAGGATGCCAGATACCATCATCTCCTGGTGtggttcagcagcagcagaccaCAGGCAGCACTGGATGTGTTTGCATCTCCCAAGGACATTCACATCTCCTATGGCTGCACTCCCTGCAGCTCACACCACAGGTTTCCCCGCATCCTGGATGGTGAATGCTGCACCcaggctgtggctgtggctctgCCCATGACTGCAGAGGCTCTCGGTGCACTCATTACTTCCTTCTCTGCACATCACGCAATGATGGAGCTTGCAGCCCTGCTCTCTCAGGCTCTGCCCGCACAGCCTCCAAGGGAAGAGGAAGCAGGATCCACCAAAAAGGGAACCTGCCTTCTCTCACCGGTTCCTCCCACGAcatgtgtttttcatttctctggtGCAATTTAAAGGATACTGAAAGTTTGCTCAATGCCACCTGAACCTGGCCCTTGAGAAATGAGAATGGGCCATAGGCTGCGGTGGTGGCAGCTCTGTCCCCAGACCTTCCCCTTCTGCCTTCCACACAAGAGGTGAAAACATGACCTCAGATGACCTGACCAAGCTGAGCATCTCACTCCTGTCTCTGACTTCTGTGCACTCAGAGCTGCATGGGGGCTGCCTGGAAGCCTTCTGTGACTGTGCCAGTGCTTTGGGCTTCCAGCtgagctgagcactgcagtgtgaAGGGCCAGACCCTTTGTGGGACTGGTCTGCAGTGGTGAGACAGAGGTGTGGAAGAGAATGGGGTGTTCATTTCctacaaaagaaaggaaaaaaagaggagagaggagaggagaggagaggagaggagaggagaggagaggagaggagaggagaggagaggagaggagaggagaggagaggagaggagaggagaggagaggagaggagaggagaggagaggagaggagaggagaggagaggagaggagaggagaggagaggagaggagaggagaggagaggagaggagaggagaggagagggaaaaggggaagggaaagaaaaagaggaaaaattcaGGACTGCCATGGAAACCTGGGGGAGACAATTAGACCCCAAAGAACCGTACATACTTTCTGTGGCATGGTGGTGTCTGAGTGTAGGGTCAGCCTGCACAATCTTCCCCTGTCTGCTCAGATGGGAGACGTTTGTCCTTTTGCTGCGTAAAGATGctcagctgctcactgctccGGCTCCAGGCTgtgcctgctgagctgctgcctcctctcctccaagagctgcagccaggattTACTCCATCTCCTCCTGAGGGAAGATGCGGCCCCAGGAAGCGGCAGAGCCCTGCGAGGAGCGCTGAGGGCTGCTCCGTGGGCTCAGGCTCCCACCTCGTGTCCTGGTGAGGAACTGCAGCTCGGGCGGGGAGCGACATCCGTGGGTACGATCGTGCAGGGATGGTGAGCAAACCCACCGGGGGGCTGCACCCCCCGAAAGCAAACAGCTTCATGCACAGCAGCTTCACGGGATGGAGGCGGAGGAAAACTGCTGTGAGAGCCGCGGTGCGTCCGTAGGAACTTTTAGCACAGCCCCCCCGAGCCCCCCATCATCCTCCGTGTCCCAGAAAGCCACGGTTCTCGGTGAGCCCCTCGGCTGCAGGACGCCCTGAGCCCTTGTGCAAGGAGAGCTGCGGCCGGAGGGCGCTCCGAGCCTTGAGCTCGTTGTGcaagaagagctgcagctctctgcacgGCTCATGGGACCACCGAGTTCTCAGCAGCGCCGTCCGGCCCGGCCCCCAACCCCCGCGCAGTCCTCAGGGACAGGTGTCTGGATGCTGCTGTCATTTCCTTTCCACTAAAGGAGAACGTTTGGGACGCACATTTGAGGACGGACGAACcggcagatggcagcaggggacagagggacagcgGGTCCGCACCGCGCTGCGAGGGGAGAGGCAGCGCGATGTCACCCGAGGTCTCTGCTGCGGTGGGAAAGGTTTGGGGCCATTCTGCTGCCGGCAACAGAAAACGGATGCTTCCAGCAAAGGAGCCGACCTGGGAGCGGATGGGAACGTGCAGGGAACGGGCAGCGTTTTCTGGAGGGATGCGGATGAAAGGATGCTAGGGGAAAGAGAACCacgacagcagcagcacctcacaGATCTTTTGGAGGTACCCACCAGAGTCTGCTCATCTCCACCAgatccagcagctcctggggggggcagggaagcagagaagggcagggaatggggatggggatggaaacAGGAAtgaggatggggaggaggatggggaTAGAGATGGAAATGGGGGTCGGGGTGGGGATGGTGGCAGACACAGGGAATGGCAACATGTCTTCTaaggatggagatggggaaagGTAGAAGTGCTGAGCTGGGACGGCATTGCTACCAACTGTCCTGTTGCAGAAAGTGTGCCAGGGAGTTGGAAAtgtccctggaggagttcaagaaaTGTTCAGTAGTGAGGGATGCAGTTTAGTGGGAAATGGAAGTGggaggtggatggttggactgggtgattttggaggtcttttccaaccttggtgattctatgtttctgtgattcctttTCAGGTTCCAGGGCAGGTGCAAAGCAAGCCTGGAGGGTGGGGAGGTGCGATGTGAGCTTTTTGTGGCCCGAACTGGGAAGGAACAAAAGAgctgggttttattttctggCAGAGGAAACACTATTCAACATTTTTTGCAGGCTGCAAAAATGCACTGTAAGGGATCACACGGCACCAGGAGCTTTTTGTAGCTGACAGCCGTTCCAAGGGATGTGCAGGagacccagcacagcaccaggagCAACTCCTGAGCCATGCCAGGGAGGACAGGGCAGGAGGCAGGGCGAGGGGCACACAGGGCAGCCCTGGGTGAGGATCCGAGCAAACACGAGACATGTGGGCAGGAGAACCCCTGGCTGTTCTGCCCTATGTAAATCCTTGGATGTTGCTTAACTCCACCTCCCTCAGGGATAAGTTTCACTCTGGTGCTCTAattcccatttattttaaagctgtcCTGTGTTTGGAAAATCCTCCCAGGTCCCATCGGCATTTGTAGGATTGGATTTGCAAATCTACATCTTTAAATGTGATGATAACAGAAGAGAGAATTaaaagggaaagggggaagagaaaaatgggaaggggaaggggaaggggaaggggaaggggaagggaaggggaaggggaaggggaaggggaaggggaagggaagggaagggaagggaagggaagggaagggaagggaagggaagggaagggaagggaagggaagggaagggaagggaagggaagggaagggaagggaaggaagggaagggaagggaagggaagggaagggaagggaagggaagggaagggaagggaagggaagggaagggaagggaagggaagggaagggaagggaagggaagggaagggaagggaagggaagggaagggaagggaagggaagggaagggaagggaagaaagtaGGTAGGTAGGGTGGGGTATGGTAGGTATAGATaggtcagggaaaaaaaacaaacatgtttttaaCTCTTCCCACCCCCTGATATTCAAGAATCAGGGATCAGGATTGagtagtgcagccagcagctgccataagcttttttttctgctgcagacaCCAGAAAACTTTGCCCAGGGTGCAGGCAGCATTGCCCTGCTGAGCATGTGGGGAATGCAGTCCCTCAGCTGCCTTAGGGCAGGGGGAGCATGGCTGGGtctgggggctgcagccccttgGGGTGAGGCGGGTGTCTCTGAAGGATGctcccagcccttcccagcccttcccagcacCTCGCTGCCCGGCCGTAGCGcgctcctgctgccctcccacAGGTTCCCCTATTAAAAGGTTATAGCCACTTGAAGGCCACTTCAACTCTCTTAATACATACTTAATTATAATTAGGCCAGGATGGCTGCCAAAAAGAGGGCGACTGCTGCAAAGCGCTCTGGGTAAGGCTTGGGAAAAACCCGTGTCCTGCTGTCCTGTGGGTGATCTGTCCTTGTCACCCCAAGCCCTGCACGTGGGGCActgccagctccctctgcaGACTGAGCACAAATGCTGGAGGTGAAGGCAGCAGCTCGGGAGCCGTGGGGCTGCACATCGCCACTGCCccgctgctcctcctgcccggccccacacagccccctcCCACCCAGAGCTCTGCCCAGGGCCGATCTCTGCCTGACATCGGCTTAAGGAGATCAAATTCCTTTTCACGACTCTATTCTGACTCAGCGGGGAGGAAAATCCCCAACCAGAGCTGTGTGTCAGCTCCACGGCCTTGCCTGGGTCCCATAGGAAATCTTGGCCTCGGGGTCTCCTGGATGGCCCCTATGTGGGCCATATCCTTACACCGGAGCCAAACACAcactctgagctgctgccagcttcaTGGCAACCAGAGAtcatcctgcagcacaggtgaggaGCTGTCTGCACCCCAATGAGCCATTTTAAGGGAACACTGAGAAGCTCTggtgtgctgcagggctccaaGCAGCGCAAAGCAGCGAGTCCAAAGCCTGCAAAGCACTTTGCCAAGGGTGGGCTTGCACCCAGGTCCTGACCCATGGTCCCAGATCCATATCTGAGATCCAGGTATTGCATTCCCAGCAGACTGAGCTCCCAGTTGCTTTTTCCACCTGACAGCACCTCAGTGTGCAGAAGACAGCCATGGCTGATCCACACTGTTTTTGGTTCTGCTGCACCTGCACCCATGCAAATGAAATCACTGCATCTGCTGGGGCACACAGCTCAGCCACTGGCTTTAGCAGTTTTACCACCAAGGAGTGCCCCTGTTCCCATGGGCCCATTTGGTGCCTGCACTGTGGGAGTCCCTGTAGGGACCAAACCCACCTGCCAATCCCTGGGCTCAGCCATAGGGTACAGCTACTGCGTGTCAGCCTGTTCTGCCCCAAATAAATCACGTATGGCACACAGAGCTTTCCAGTCTGCCGGCCCTAGGAGAGAAAATATAGTATTCCAAGGGCTTATCTCACTTGGTGGCAATTCTGGGTGTATAATTGAAATCCAAGTTGGTCATTAGAGGTTCACAGCGATGCTGAATAGCCCAGTGTTCAGTGGGCTCTGCCAGCCACGGCCAATTTACATTAAAGGCTTGATTCCTTCTACAGCCCACTTCTCAGCCCATGGGAAATCTCTCTGCTGCTTATTCCCCGTTCGCAAGGACTGTGTAGGTTAGGGATAAGCCTTGCCTggctctgctctccctgctgccagcactctGCTCAGGGGCTCAGCAGGCTGACCTGTGATGTGGTGGCCGTGTGCCCTTGGCTTTGTGTCAGCCACAcatccagctctgcctgcactcAAGGTGTGCATTACTGTTCCCTAAATCGAGTGACTTTTGCCTAAATGAGAGGAGATAAAGGTGTGCTTTCCTGGGAACTGAAGAGAAAAGTGGCTTATGGGATGAGAACCTGTAACATGATCGAGGGCTTATGTGCAAATGATATTTGCTTGGGAGAGAAGCGTAAATATCAGAGTAATATAATAACAATAACTGCCAAAGAGCTTCCATTGGGAGAGCTAAATGCCACGAGCAGACGGTGCTGGCAGAGCCACGGGGAAGTGCCTTCTTGCCACATTCCCAAGTGATCCcatctgccagcactgcagtcGGATCAGCACAGCTCTACAAGGGCTTGGAGTGAGAACACCTGAGCCACAGTGGGACGGGACTGGGACGGATGGGACGGGATGGACGGGTCGGGCAgttccagctctgctcacctCCGAGAGCCACAGAGGTGAAGGGGACCGGGCACAATAGGGGGGGTGGGTCAGAGATGAGCCCCCCAGCGTCGCTCCCGGTGTCACACAGGGTGAGGTGTCCCGGCACCCGGCTTTCAAAGATCGCAGAGATATTTTTCACACCTCAAATCGACgctctccttcccccctcccccctcccacacacacacacaccccccTCCCGTCCAGCCCCCAGGGCCTTGATTTAGCCCTTGGTAATTAATTTGGCATTTCAGAATAGCTACTGGGCTGGATAATGGCCTCATTCATCTCCCCAGCCTAATCTGAACAGAatctggaagaaaagctttcagaaagacagaaactgCCATTCGGCAACCGCTCAAAAGAACTGTCACTCCGGGGGAATAAATCGCTCCTGATTATTTCAACCCGGGTCTTCTCTGTCTTTCCAGCCGCTCCCGGTCCCGCCGGGGGGACGGCCCCAGATAttggggaggggaagaagagccGCTCGGCTTCCACCCCCCTCCCAATCCTTCCTCCAGCCCAGGGCCGGGCGGTGGCAGGGGGAGGTGGGCCCGGAGCAGCGCATTGTTCCCGAGGAGGTGGACGAGCTCCGGGATGCTAAGCGATTTGACTTTTAAAACAGGCTCCAATCGTCACGTTTCCTGGCCGAAATAAAATCCTTCGCCTCTCTTTTTCACCAGGTTTCTCCCAGCCAAACCTGGGGAAAGGGCCGCTTTGCCCTGCCCGTCCCGTCGGGGCTCCCGGTCCCGATCCCAGGCATTTTTCCGGTCGACGAAGCTCCGTATCCTCCGCTTTGGTGCTTAACGATGGGAAGAACCGACCCCAAACTGGGTTTTGGGGCACAGCTCCGAGCATCCCTCGGTGGGTTCGGTCCCGGCCTCCCGGCCCCGAGGGGGCGGCAGCATCAGAACCGGCCCCGGGGAACGCGCTTCGGTCTCCGCCGCTCTGCTTACCCTCATTTAATAGCTCGAGAGAGAGGTAATTAGAGGAAAGCCTCCGTAAATCACGTTAATGACCGCAAGAGCCATTAGAAACGCCGGCGGTTGTGAAACGCTGAATACACGCGGAAGGAGGGGCAGGACGGCGCTTCGCGGCCGGGCGCACCGTCCCTCCTGCTCGGCAGCGCCGGGTGATTGTTAAATGAACAGCCCGGTAATGGGATTAAAAGGCACCGCGGGCCGTGGGGGTCGGACAGCCGTCGGAAGGGCacctgctgtgctcccaggccGCCCCCGGGTCCTCAAGGTTGTAGGAGTTCCGCACAAGGCGTCCCGGTGGGGAGGGCTTGGGTCACGGACACGTGTGGCTGGAGAAGAAGCTCCGGGCACGGTGCACGATAGGGtgcagtggggtggggggggaggaaccTCGACTCGGGAGGGGGCAGCCGGGCAGTGCATCCTGAGGTGCCCCGACGGCTCTGAAACCCGGGTGGGTTCGGGGGGTCCAGAGCAGAGAGGGCGTCGGGAGCGGAGGGGCTGCTTTCCGAGGAAGAGTTAACAaatcccagcagcagtgggacTGCCGGGGGGGGGCCGGGGGGAGCGATGGGGGCAGGGAGGCTGCGGAGCCCCGCTGCCCTGCAGGGAAGGCGGGGTTGCATTGCCAAAGACGCCCCGCTGGGCTAGCAGGCCCGGGAGCAGATTAATCAGGCACTAATTCAATTTACAACAACCACTTTTATTCAGCTCGGTGGCAAGGAATTCAAAGCGGAGAGAGGGGCGGGCGGAGAGGAGGGGGCGGAGGCCGGCTTGGGGTTCACCGCAGCTCCGGCAGCCCCGTCCCATCGGGCCGCCCCGTCGGGGCTGGCAGCGGAGGGGCCGCGTCGCCGTGCCAGGACTCGGCCGCTTGAGTGACACGGCGTGGGCAGCGCTCCGAGAAAGGGCACCTCcgttggaaaaataaaagtgccCTTTTAATGAAGGGAAGCGGCTGCGGGAGGCAGGGGGCCGAGCAGGGCGGCCGCTCTCCAGGATGCTCTGCCGCTCCCGGGGCTCCGCTCCGTCGGGGCGGTGGAGTCTACGAGCTCGGGGCGGGGGGGTCGAGGTCCCCCAGCACCCAGGGTCGGGCTGGGGAGGTCggtaaatgttttctttcccagattCTGGGCAGGGACCGCCGGGCCGCGAGTCCCCCTGTGAGCGGCTCTGGGCACCTGCACGGGGAGATCCTCGGCAGCGCTCAGCCTGCGTTTACGGGCAGCCCCTGCCGTGCTGAGGGGTCTCAGGTCCGGTGCGTCCTGGGGACGGGGAGAAGAGGGGATCCTGCTGAGCGCGAGGGGCAGAAGGCCCCGGTGCCCCTCCCGAAGCCTCGGGCTTCTGCCGCCCCGTCGGGGCTCAGGACGAACCGTGGGGCGGGGGGACCAGAGGCGAGGGGGAAGCCGGGCCCATGCCCGCTCTCCCGGGGCGCCGATCGCCGCCGAGTCGAGGAGGCCCCCCGGGCTGCGCTCCCATccccccccgcctccccccccCATACACACACCCCGACGCCTGTGCGTGTCTCTGGCTGAGCCGCCAGTGGATGTCGTTGTTCTGTTCCTTGAGCGCAATGTCACTCCTTTAGCATGACCTCAAACGCGGCGGGGGCTGGGACCGCCAGTCATTCTCCGTGCGAGAGCCGGGGCGGGAGGCAGGCGGGACCCAGCCCCGCCGCCAGCGGCACTTTTGTGGGGCCGTCGCCTCTCCGCTCTCCCTTTCTCCGCGGGGTTTGGCCGCGGAGCGGGCGATGCTCCGCGCTCCGTGAGCCGCGCACCGCGCACCGCCTCCGCCGGCCGAGCCGCCCCGCTCAGAGCCCCGCTGCGCCGCGCACGATGCCGCGGAGGGGCGCGGAGGGGCCGCTCGCCCTGCTGCTGGCGGCCGCGTGGCTGGCACAGCCGCTGCGAGGCGGCTACCCCGGGCTGAACATGTTCGCCGTGCAGACGGCGCAGCCCGACCCCTGCTACGACGAGCACGGGCTGCCCCGCCGCTGCATCCCCGACTTCGTCAATTCGGCCTTCGGCAAGGAGGTGAAGGTGTCGAGCACCTGCGGGAAGCCGCCGTCGAGGTACTGCGTGGTGACGGAGAAGGGCGACGAGCAGGTCCGCTCGTGCCACCTCTGCAACGCCTCCGACCCCAAGCGCGCCCACCCGCCCTCCTTCCTCACCGACCTCAACAACCCGCACAACCTGACGTGCTGGCAGTCCGACAGCTACGTGCAGTACCCGCACAACGTCACCCTCACGCTGTCCCTCGGCAAGAAGTTCGAGGTGACCTACGTGAGCCTGCAGTTCTGCTCGCCGCGCCCCGAGTCCATGGCCATCTACAAGTCCATGGACTACGGCAAGACGTGGGTGCCCTTCCAGTTCTACTCCACGCAGTGCCGCAAGATGTACAACAAGCCGAGCCGCGCCGCCATCACCAAGCAGAACGAGCAGGAGGCCATCTGCACCGACTCGCACACCGACGTGCGGCCCCTCTCCGGCGGCCTCATCGCCTTCAGCACCCTGGACGGCCGCCCCACGGCCCACGACTTCGACAACTCGCCCGTGCTGCAGGACTGGGTGACGGCCACCGACATCAAGGTGACCTTCAGCCGCCTGCACACCTTCGGCGACGAGAACGAGGACGACTCCGAGCTCGCCCGCGACTCCTACTTCTACGCCGTGTCCGACCTGCAGGTCGGCGGGCGCTGCAAGTGCAACGGGCACGCGTCCCGCTGCGTCCGCGACCGCGACGACAACCTGGTGTGCGACTGCAAGCACAACACGGCCGGGCCCGAGTGCGACCGATGCAAACCCTTCCACTACGACCGGCCCTGGCAGAGGGCGACCGCCCGAGAGGCCAACGAGTGCGTGGGTGAGTGGCGGCCGGGAGCGCGGAGACAGGGACCGGGACGGGGTCGTGGTCAAGAACGGGGCGCGGAGCTTCCAGGgacagagggagggaggggaggatcCAGGGAGAACCGCcggggagagggagagggaggcgTGGGGACATCCAGGGACACGGGCAGCGGAAGTGCGGGGCAAAGGAGGGGACGCCGAGGGGCCGCTCGGGGACACGAGCGAGGAGCGGGGGATCGGGAGTGCAGGGATGGAGCCGCGGCAGCCGGGAGCGGACTGGTGAGGAACTGCGGGACCCGGGGTGTAGAGCGGGGATCTCGGGAGAACGTGAACGGACGGCGGGGGACGGGAATTTGGGTCAGGGAGTGGGACAAGAGACAGCGACGGACCGCTCAGTGCGAGGCGGGGGGTACGGAAGGACCCGGGAGCGCCGGGTCGGTGGCACCGGGGAACCGGGATTAGAGCGGCTGACGGCACGTGGTGAGCAGAGCAAGGGACAGCGGGCggagggaggagaagggcaGGGGACGCGGAGAGGATcagggcagggagaggggaggCGGAGGACGGCGGTAAAACGCCGTTCGCGCGCCGAGCAGCCCGTGGAGGCTTCGGCTGGGACCGCGTATGCGAGGAGCCGCAGCTCGGCACGGAGCGGGGAGCGGCTCCTGTCGCTGTCGGGGCGGAAGGTGGCCGGGCTGCTCTGCCGAACCCGCAGCTCCGCAGAGCTTCTGCGGCCCCGTGCCCCGTGCAGCCGCCCCGAGGTGCGGGAGGTGGCGGAGGGACGGGAAAGGCCCTGGGGCCAACGGGCAGCGCCGGTTCGCTCCGTTTCGGGAGAGGAATCCGCGCCGTTCGGGTTGAGAGCGAACTCCGGGGCTGACCCTGAAAAGGAGACGGCGCGTCCCTGGGCAGGGCTGGCGAGTTGGGGCTGTTTCTCTGCATCCCCGACTGACGGCTCCCCGCAGCCTCCGGCCCTCGTTCCTCGTATTATGGGACCATGGCAGTCCCTGCTTGTGCCGGGAATTCGGGGTGACCCGCGGCGGCTCTGGGCAGCGTCCCGGGCTCtgctcggctcggctcggctcggctctcCCCTCCGCGTCCCCGGCATTCCGCCGCCCGCAGCCGCCTTGTTTACCCGGAACACGGCTCCGTCTTCCAACAAAAagtccacacacacacacacacacaaaaaaaaaaaaaacccaaacccaacaataacaaaaacgAGCGGCCGAGTTAGTTggacttttttattattattttattttattttttttccccaaatcaCAATCAGATGTGTCCCTTGCAGAGAATGGTAATTTCTTCGCCGGCGCCTTCAACACCGAGGCACGGCCAAAGCTGGCAGCGACCGCGGGTTACCGGGATCGGGTGGGGATGGATGTGCCCGGCCGCGTCCCGGTGCCCGGCGGcgctcagccccagcagctccgCTCCCCCTCCGGGCCGCGGCTCACATCGGGGCGCTCCGGGGAGCGGCCGTTTCGCAGCGCCGGGGGGAGGGCGGGGGGAGGTGCCCGGCTGTGCGAACAGCGCTGAGCCGCAGTTTGTCTCCGGGTTTGCTCTCCTCTGTCCGGCAGCGCACTGCGCTGTTTCGCACCGTTCTCACCTCCCGTCTCACAGCCCAGCGCAGGTTCTTTGGTTGCAGAAAACATGCCGTGAAATTCAGTGCCCCGTGGTCACTGTTGGATCCCTGGGCTGCTCTGCCGTGCCCTGTAATGTCCCTCAGAATGCATCTGTTAGTTACTGTGCCTGCCCTGCGCATCTATCATCTCCCTCACTTCCAGTTTATTTCCAATCTGGTTCCCAGTTTCCAATTAAACAGGACGTCCTGCCAGGCTCTGCCTTGCACACCACGCACAGTTCAGACTTTTGCAAACGAAAATCACCGACTTTGCTTCCCTTTCCTCACAGTTTGCTGGGAACTGAACGTTTTGCAATGGCAAAACTACGGTGAAGCCATTTTCCACAgtccatttctgctgcagattcCTCGGGGCCGTACCTATCAGTCTGCAACACCGACTGCAGCCAAACAACTGCACGATCCTCCCAAGCCCGCACTGCCTGGAATAATCCTCCTAGATAAAGATCACAATAAACCCATTCAGTTCCCACCCATTTGCTCATGACCATCGGCCCACCCTGGTTTCTCTCCTGAACCCAGAGGGAAATCAGCCTTTGCTGACCCTCGGGTGTCGGGCAGGGACTGGGGCTGGCTGATGCTGTTGGCTGCAATGGGGGGATCTTCAGCCCATGAagggagcacagctggaggagCCCTGTGCTGAGGGAGGAGGTGAATTCACC
The genomic region above belongs to Lagopus muta isolate bLagMut1 chromosome 18, bLagMut1 primary, whole genome shotgun sequence and contains:
- the NTN1 gene encoding netrin-1 — protein: MPRRGAEGPLALLLAAAWLAQPLRGGYPGLNMFAVQTAQPDPCYDEHGLPRRCIPDFVNSAFGKEVKVSSTCGKPPSRYCVVTEKGDEQVRSCHLCNASDPKRAHPPSFLTDLNNPHNLTCWQSDSYVQYPHNVTLTLSLGKKFEVTYVSLQFCSPRPESMAIYKSMDYGKTWVPFQFYSTQCRKMYNKPSRAAITKQNEQEAICTDSHTDVRPLSGGLIAFSTLDGRPTAHDFDNSPVLQDWVTATDIKVTFSRLHTFGDENEDDSELARDSYFYAVSDLQVGGRCKCNGHASRCVRDRDDNLVCDCKHNTAGPECDRCKPFHYDRPWQRATAREANECVACNCNLHARRCRFNMELYKLSGRKSGGVCLNCRHNTAGRHCHYCKEGFYRDLSKPISHRKACKECDCHPVGAAGQTCNQTTGQCPCKDGVTGITCNRCAKGYQQSRSPIAPCIKIPAAPPPTAASSTEEPADCDSYCKASKGKLKINMKKYCKKDYAVQIHILKAEKNADWWKFTVNIISVYKQGSNRLRRGDQTLWVHAKDIACKCPKVKPMKKYLLLGSTEDSPDQSGIIADKSSLVIQWRDTWARRLRKFQQREKKGKCRKA